In Euphorbia lathyris chromosome 10, ddEupLath1.1, whole genome shotgun sequence, a single genomic region encodes these proteins:
- the LOC136208885 gene encoding ribosome biogenesis protein BOP1 homolog isoform X2: MGEKQRLAAATSEHSDSEDDSDYCGSSGESETGESSYGDEVHDNNDVPDEEDQSGGSESDQAAEESDSSEDEVAHRNTVGNVPLKWYEDEKHIGYDIKGKKVAKKVMEDKIASFLESADDSGNWRKFRDEYNQEMVELTKEEIKVIRNLVKGTAPHLDFDPYPTYSDWFEWDGKHPLSNAPEPKRRFTPSKWEAKKVVELVRGIRNGSIKFDKPKEAPRFSLLWGDDSISAEKTRHLSYIQAPKPKLPGHEESYNPSIEYIPTQEEINSYQLMDEEDRPQFVPKRFASVRSLPAYENAVKESFERCLDLYLCPRVRKNRLNIDPESLKPKLPSKKDLKPYPTTCYLEYKGHKGAVMSISIDASGQWIASGSTDGTVRIWEVDTGRCLKIWEFDEAANSVAWNPLPELPLLAIAVGLDLFLLNTGLGSQEVQKKVKELLHVETPIASDVSGNAELGLSWIQDDKHGGIRLRHFKTISSVEWHRKGDYCCTLMPAGESKAILIHMLSKKLTQRLPFKLHGLPVSCVFHPTRSIFFAATKKNVRVYDLLKHKLMKKLESGLREISSIAIHPGGDNLIVGSRDGKLCWFDMDLSSKPYRVLKCHPKDVSNVAFHRSYPLFASCSDDCTAYVFHGMVYSDLNQNPLIVPLEILRGHSSSNGRGVMDCKFHPRQPWLFTAGADSLIRLYCH, encoded by the exons ATGGGAGAAAAACAGAGACTTGCAGCTGCTACGAGT GAACACTCTGATTCTGAGGATGACAGCGACTATTGTGGATCGTCTGGAGAGTCAGAGACAGGAGAAAGCTCTTATGGAGATGAGGTACATG ACAATAATGATGTCCCAGATGAGGAAGATCAAAGTGGGGGATCAGAATCTGATCAAGCAGCTGAAGAAAGCGATTCCTCTGAGGATGAA GTGGCACACCGAAATACAGTTGGAAATGTTCCCTTGAAGTGGTATGAGGATGAAAAACACATTGGATATGACATTAAAGGGAAGAAGGTGGCAAAGAAAGTGATGGAAGATAAAATTGCCTCTTTTCTTGAAAGTGCTGATGACTCGGGTAATTG GCGCAAGTTTCGTGATGAATACAATCAAGAGATGGTAGAGCTGACTaaagaagaaataaaagttatacgtaatttggtcaaaggaacGGCTCCACATCTTGACTTTGATCCCTATCCT ACCTACAGCGACTGGTTTGAATGGGACGGTAAGCATCCATTGTCAAATGCTCCAGAGCCAAAGAGGCGATTTACTCCCTCAAAATGGGAAGCTAAAAAG GTCGTAGAATTAGTTAGGGGAATTCGCAACGGTTCAATAAAGTTTGACAAGCCAAAAGAAGCACCACGTTTCAGCCTGTTGTGGGGAGATGATTCCATCTCAGCAGAAAAGACTAGACATTTATCATACATTCAGGCACCAAAGCCTAAATTGCCTG GCCACGAGGAGTCGTATAACCCTTCTATTGAATACATTCCAACACAAGAGGAGATCAATTCGTATCAGCTAATGGACGAGGAAGACCGACCTCAATTTGTACCTAAACG GTTCGCATCTGTTAGAAGCCTTCCAGCATATGAGAATGCTGTTAAGGAATCGTTTGAACGCTGTTTGGATCTGTACTTGTGCCCTAGAGTCCGTAAGAATCGT CTTAATATTGATCCTGAATCTTTGAAACCTAAACTACCAAGTAAGAAAGATCTAAAGCCTTATCCGACAACGTGCTATCTTGAGTATAAAGGTCATAAAGGTGCAGTCATGTCAATTTCTATTGATGCTTCTGGGCAGTGGATAGCATCAG GATCAACTGATGGAACTGTACGTATTTGGGAAGTTGATACTGGTAGATGTCTTAAAATCTgggagttcgatgaagctgccAATAGTGTAGCGTGGAATCCTTTGCCTGAACTTCCTCTCTTGGCAATCGCAGT TGGGCTAGATCTATTTCTTCTGAACACTGGATTGGGGAGTCAAGAAGTGCAGAAGAAAGTCAAGGAACTTCTTCATGTTGAGACGCCTATAGCTTCAGATGTCTCTG GTAATGCAGAATTGGGCTTGAGCTGGATTCAAGACGACAAGCATGGAGGAATCAGATTAAGGCATTTTAAG ACCATATCTTCAGTAGAATGGCATCGTAAAGGAGACTACTGCTGTACTTTGATGCCAGCTG GTGAATCGAAGGCAATTCTTATACACATGCTCTCTAAAAAGCTCACACAGAGACTTCCATTTAAGCTGCATGGACTTCCAGTATCATGTGTATTTCACCCTACTCGCTCCATTTTCTTTGCTGCAACGAAGAAGAATGTTCGTGTGTATGATTTGTTGAAGCACAAGCTGATGAAGAAGCTCGAGTCTGGACTTCGTGAGATTTCCTCCATTGCAATTCATCCAGGAG GTGACAATCTAATTGTTGGAAGCAGAGATGGAAAATTATGTTGGTTTGATATGGACCTCTCATCCAAACCTTACAGAGTTCTCAA GTGCCATCCAAAAGACGTATCAAATGTGGCGTTCCATCGTTCATACCCACTGTTTGCGTCATGCTCTGATGACTGCACTGCATATGTTTTTCATGGCATGGTTTATTCTGATCTTAATCAGAACCCTCTTATCGTTCCACTTGAAATTCTCCGAGGACATTCAAGCTCAAATGGAAGAG GAGTAATGGATTGTAAATTTCATCCAAGGCAACCCTGGTTATTCACTGCCGGTGCTGATTCATTGATCAGACTTTACTGTCATTAA
- the LOC136208885 gene encoding ribosome biogenesis protein BOP1 homolog isoform X3, giving the protein MTATIVDRLESQRQEKALMEMRYMGSLDTDNNDVPDEEDQSGGSESDQAAEESDSSEDEVAHRNTVGNVPLKWYEDEKHIGYDIKGKKVAKKVMEDKIASFLESADDSGNWRKFRDEYNQEMVELTKEEIKVIRNLVKGTAPHLDFDPYPTYSDWFEWDGKHPLSNAPEPKRRFTPSKWEAKKVVELVRGIRNGSIKFDKPKEAPRFSLLWGDDSISAEKTRHLSYIQAPKPKLPGHEESYNPSIEYIPTQEEINSYQLMDEEDRPQFVPKRFASVRSLPAYENAVKESFERCLDLYLCPRVRKNRLNIDPESLKPKLPSKKDLKPYPTTCYLEYKGHKGAVMSISIDASGQWIASGSTDGTVRIWEVDTGRCLKIWEFDEAANSVAWNPLPELPLLAIAVGLDLFLLNTGLGSQEVQKKVKELLHVETPIASDVSGNAELGLSWIQDDKHGGIRLRHFKTISSVEWHRKGDYCCTLMPAGESKAILIHMLSKKLTQRLPFKLHGLPVSCVFHPTRSIFFAATKKNVRVYDLLKHKLMKKLESGLREISSIAIHPGGDNLIVGSRDGKLCWFDMDLSSKPYRVLKCHPKDVSNVAFHRSYPLFASCSDDCTAYVFHGMVYSDLNQNPLIVPLEILRGHSSSNGRGVMDCKFHPRQPWLFTAGADSLIRLYCH; this is encoded by the exons ATGACAGCGACTATTGTGGATCGTCTGGAGAGTCAGAGACAGGAGAAAGCTCTTATGGAGATGAGGTACATG GGTTCTCTTGACACAGACAATAATGATGTCCCAGATGAGGAAGATCAAAGTGGGGGATCAGAATCTGATCAAGCAGCTGAAGAAAGCGATTCCTCTGAGGATGAA GTGGCACACCGAAATACAGTTGGAAATGTTCCCTTGAAGTGGTATGAGGATGAAAAACACATTGGATATGACATTAAAGGGAAGAAGGTGGCAAAGAAAGTGATGGAAGATAAAATTGCCTCTTTTCTTGAAAGTGCTGATGACTCGGGTAATTG GCGCAAGTTTCGTGATGAATACAATCAAGAGATGGTAGAGCTGACTaaagaagaaataaaagttatacgtaatttggtcaaaggaacGGCTCCACATCTTGACTTTGATCCCTATCCT ACCTACAGCGACTGGTTTGAATGGGACGGTAAGCATCCATTGTCAAATGCTCCAGAGCCAAAGAGGCGATTTACTCCCTCAAAATGGGAAGCTAAAAAG GTCGTAGAATTAGTTAGGGGAATTCGCAACGGTTCAATAAAGTTTGACAAGCCAAAAGAAGCACCACGTTTCAGCCTGTTGTGGGGAGATGATTCCATCTCAGCAGAAAAGACTAGACATTTATCATACATTCAGGCACCAAAGCCTAAATTGCCTG GCCACGAGGAGTCGTATAACCCTTCTATTGAATACATTCCAACACAAGAGGAGATCAATTCGTATCAGCTAATGGACGAGGAAGACCGACCTCAATTTGTACCTAAACG GTTCGCATCTGTTAGAAGCCTTCCAGCATATGAGAATGCTGTTAAGGAATCGTTTGAACGCTGTTTGGATCTGTACTTGTGCCCTAGAGTCCGTAAGAATCGT CTTAATATTGATCCTGAATCTTTGAAACCTAAACTACCAAGTAAGAAAGATCTAAAGCCTTATCCGACAACGTGCTATCTTGAGTATAAAGGTCATAAAGGTGCAGTCATGTCAATTTCTATTGATGCTTCTGGGCAGTGGATAGCATCAG GATCAACTGATGGAACTGTACGTATTTGGGAAGTTGATACTGGTAGATGTCTTAAAATCTgggagttcgatgaagctgccAATAGTGTAGCGTGGAATCCTTTGCCTGAACTTCCTCTCTTGGCAATCGCAGT TGGGCTAGATCTATTTCTTCTGAACACTGGATTGGGGAGTCAAGAAGTGCAGAAGAAAGTCAAGGAACTTCTTCATGTTGAGACGCCTATAGCTTCAGATGTCTCTG GTAATGCAGAATTGGGCTTGAGCTGGATTCAAGACGACAAGCATGGAGGAATCAGATTAAGGCATTTTAAG ACCATATCTTCAGTAGAATGGCATCGTAAAGGAGACTACTGCTGTACTTTGATGCCAGCTG GTGAATCGAAGGCAATTCTTATACACATGCTCTCTAAAAAGCTCACACAGAGACTTCCATTTAAGCTGCATGGACTTCCAGTATCATGTGTATTTCACCCTACTCGCTCCATTTTCTTTGCTGCAACGAAGAAGAATGTTCGTGTGTATGATTTGTTGAAGCACAAGCTGATGAAGAAGCTCGAGTCTGGACTTCGTGAGATTTCCTCCATTGCAATTCATCCAGGAG GTGACAATCTAATTGTTGGAAGCAGAGATGGAAAATTATGTTGGTTTGATATGGACCTCTCATCCAAACCTTACAGAGTTCTCAA GTGCCATCCAAAAGACGTATCAAATGTGGCGTTCCATCGTTCATACCCACTGTTTGCGTCATGCTCTGATGACTGCACTGCATATGTTTTTCATGGCATGGTTTATTCTGATCTTAATCAGAACCCTCTTATCGTTCCACTTGAAATTCTCCGAGGACATTCAAGCTCAAATGGAAGAG GAGTAATGGATTGTAAATTTCATCCAAGGCAACCCTGGTTATTCACTGCCGGTGCTGATTCATTGATCAGACTTTACTGTCATTAA
- the LOC136208885 gene encoding ribosome biogenesis protein BOP1 homolog isoform X1, with translation MGEKQRLAAATSEHSDSEDDSDYCGSSGESETGESSYGDEGSLDTDNNDVPDEEDQSGGSESDQAAEESDSSEDEVAHRNTVGNVPLKWYEDEKHIGYDIKGKKVAKKVMEDKIASFLESADDSGNWRKFRDEYNQEMVELTKEEIKVIRNLVKGTAPHLDFDPYPTYSDWFEWDGKHPLSNAPEPKRRFTPSKWEAKKVVELVRGIRNGSIKFDKPKEAPRFSLLWGDDSISAEKTRHLSYIQAPKPKLPGHEESYNPSIEYIPTQEEINSYQLMDEEDRPQFVPKRFASVRSLPAYENAVKESFERCLDLYLCPRVRKNRLNIDPESLKPKLPSKKDLKPYPTTCYLEYKGHKGAVMSISIDASGQWIASGSTDGTVRIWEVDTGRCLKIWEFDEAANSVAWNPLPELPLLAIAVGLDLFLLNTGLGSQEVQKKVKELLHVETPIASDVSGNAELGLSWIQDDKHGGIRLRHFKTISSVEWHRKGDYCCTLMPAGESKAILIHMLSKKLTQRLPFKLHGLPVSCVFHPTRSIFFAATKKNVRVYDLLKHKLMKKLESGLREISSIAIHPGGDNLIVGSRDGKLCWFDMDLSSKPYRVLKCHPKDVSNVAFHRSYPLFASCSDDCTAYVFHGMVYSDLNQNPLIVPLEILRGHSSSNGRGVMDCKFHPRQPWLFTAGADSLIRLYCH, from the exons ATGGGAGAAAAACAGAGACTTGCAGCTGCTACGAGT GAACACTCTGATTCTGAGGATGACAGCGACTATTGTGGATCGTCTGGAGAGTCAGAGACAGGAGAAAGCTCTTATGGAGATGAG GGTTCTCTTGACACAGACAATAATGATGTCCCAGATGAGGAAGATCAAAGTGGGGGATCAGAATCTGATCAAGCAGCTGAAGAAAGCGATTCCTCTGAGGATGAA GTGGCACACCGAAATACAGTTGGAAATGTTCCCTTGAAGTGGTATGAGGATGAAAAACACATTGGATATGACATTAAAGGGAAGAAGGTGGCAAAGAAAGTGATGGAAGATAAAATTGCCTCTTTTCTTGAAAGTGCTGATGACTCGGGTAATTG GCGCAAGTTTCGTGATGAATACAATCAAGAGATGGTAGAGCTGACTaaagaagaaataaaagttatacgtaatttggtcaaaggaacGGCTCCACATCTTGACTTTGATCCCTATCCT ACCTACAGCGACTGGTTTGAATGGGACGGTAAGCATCCATTGTCAAATGCTCCAGAGCCAAAGAGGCGATTTACTCCCTCAAAATGGGAAGCTAAAAAG GTCGTAGAATTAGTTAGGGGAATTCGCAACGGTTCAATAAAGTTTGACAAGCCAAAAGAAGCACCACGTTTCAGCCTGTTGTGGGGAGATGATTCCATCTCAGCAGAAAAGACTAGACATTTATCATACATTCAGGCACCAAAGCCTAAATTGCCTG GCCACGAGGAGTCGTATAACCCTTCTATTGAATACATTCCAACACAAGAGGAGATCAATTCGTATCAGCTAATGGACGAGGAAGACCGACCTCAATTTGTACCTAAACG GTTCGCATCTGTTAGAAGCCTTCCAGCATATGAGAATGCTGTTAAGGAATCGTTTGAACGCTGTTTGGATCTGTACTTGTGCCCTAGAGTCCGTAAGAATCGT CTTAATATTGATCCTGAATCTTTGAAACCTAAACTACCAAGTAAGAAAGATCTAAAGCCTTATCCGACAACGTGCTATCTTGAGTATAAAGGTCATAAAGGTGCAGTCATGTCAATTTCTATTGATGCTTCTGGGCAGTGGATAGCATCAG GATCAACTGATGGAACTGTACGTATTTGGGAAGTTGATACTGGTAGATGTCTTAAAATCTgggagttcgatgaagctgccAATAGTGTAGCGTGGAATCCTTTGCCTGAACTTCCTCTCTTGGCAATCGCAGT TGGGCTAGATCTATTTCTTCTGAACACTGGATTGGGGAGTCAAGAAGTGCAGAAGAAAGTCAAGGAACTTCTTCATGTTGAGACGCCTATAGCTTCAGATGTCTCTG GTAATGCAGAATTGGGCTTGAGCTGGATTCAAGACGACAAGCATGGAGGAATCAGATTAAGGCATTTTAAG ACCATATCTTCAGTAGAATGGCATCGTAAAGGAGACTACTGCTGTACTTTGATGCCAGCTG GTGAATCGAAGGCAATTCTTATACACATGCTCTCTAAAAAGCTCACACAGAGACTTCCATTTAAGCTGCATGGACTTCCAGTATCATGTGTATTTCACCCTACTCGCTCCATTTTCTTTGCTGCAACGAAGAAGAATGTTCGTGTGTATGATTTGTTGAAGCACAAGCTGATGAAGAAGCTCGAGTCTGGACTTCGTGAGATTTCCTCCATTGCAATTCATCCAGGAG GTGACAATCTAATTGTTGGAAGCAGAGATGGAAAATTATGTTGGTTTGATATGGACCTCTCATCCAAACCTTACAGAGTTCTCAA GTGCCATCCAAAAGACGTATCAAATGTGGCGTTCCATCGTTCATACCCACTGTTTGCGTCATGCTCTGATGACTGCACTGCATATGTTTTTCATGGCATGGTTTATTCTGATCTTAATCAGAACCCTCTTATCGTTCCACTTGAAATTCTCCGAGGACATTCAAGCTCAAATGGAAGAG GAGTAATGGATTGTAAATTTCATCCAAGGCAACCCTGGTTATTCACTGCCGGTGCTGATTCATTGATCAGACTTTACTGTCATTAA
- the LOC136208885 gene encoding ribosome biogenesis protein BOP1 homolog isoform X4, with protein MEDKIASFLESADDSGNWRKFRDEYNQEMVELTKEEIKVIRNLVKGTAPHLDFDPYPTYSDWFEWDGKHPLSNAPEPKRRFTPSKWEAKKVVELVRGIRNGSIKFDKPKEAPRFSLLWGDDSISAEKTRHLSYIQAPKPKLPGHEESYNPSIEYIPTQEEINSYQLMDEEDRPQFVPKRFASVRSLPAYENAVKESFERCLDLYLCPRVRKNRLNIDPESLKPKLPSKKDLKPYPTTCYLEYKGHKGAVMSISIDASGQWIASGSTDGTVRIWEVDTGRCLKIWEFDEAANSVAWNPLPELPLLAIAVGLDLFLLNTGLGSQEVQKKVKELLHVETPIASDVSGNAELGLSWIQDDKHGGIRLRHFKTISSVEWHRKGDYCCTLMPAGESKAILIHMLSKKLTQRLPFKLHGLPVSCVFHPTRSIFFAATKKNVRVYDLLKHKLMKKLESGLREISSIAIHPGGDNLIVGSRDGKLCWFDMDLSSKPYRVLKCHPKDVSNVAFHRSYPLFASCSDDCTAYVFHGMVYSDLNQNPLIVPLEILRGHSSSNGRGVMDCKFHPRQPWLFTAGADSLIRLYCH; from the exons ATGGAAGATAAAATTGCCTCTTTTCTTGAAAGTGCTGATGACTCGGGTAATTG GCGCAAGTTTCGTGATGAATACAATCAAGAGATGGTAGAGCTGACTaaagaagaaataaaagttatacgtaatttggtcaaaggaacGGCTCCACATCTTGACTTTGATCCCTATCCT ACCTACAGCGACTGGTTTGAATGGGACGGTAAGCATCCATTGTCAAATGCTCCAGAGCCAAAGAGGCGATTTACTCCCTCAAAATGGGAAGCTAAAAAG GTCGTAGAATTAGTTAGGGGAATTCGCAACGGTTCAATAAAGTTTGACAAGCCAAAAGAAGCACCACGTTTCAGCCTGTTGTGGGGAGATGATTCCATCTCAGCAGAAAAGACTAGACATTTATCATACATTCAGGCACCAAAGCCTAAATTGCCTG GCCACGAGGAGTCGTATAACCCTTCTATTGAATACATTCCAACACAAGAGGAGATCAATTCGTATCAGCTAATGGACGAGGAAGACCGACCTCAATTTGTACCTAAACG GTTCGCATCTGTTAGAAGCCTTCCAGCATATGAGAATGCTGTTAAGGAATCGTTTGAACGCTGTTTGGATCTGTACTTGTGCCCTAGAGTCCGTAAGAATCGT CTTAATATTGATCCTGAATCTTTGAAACCTAAACTACCAAGTAAGAAAGATCTAAAGCCTTATCCGACAACGTGCTATCTTGAGTATAAAGGTCATAAAGGTGCAGTCATGTCAATTTCTATTGATGCTTCTGGGCAGTGGATAGCATCAG GATCAACTGATGGAACTGTACGTATTTGGGAAGTTGATACTGGTAGATGTCTTAAAATCTgggagttcgatgaagctgccAATAGTGTAGCGTGGAATCCTTTGCCTGAACTTCCTCTCTTGGCAATCGCAGT TGGGCTAGATCTATTTCTTCTGAACACTGGATTGGGGAGTCAAGAAGTGCAGAAGAAAGTCAAGGAACTTCTTCATGTTGAGACGCCTATAGCTTCAGATGTCTCTG GTAATGCAGAATTGGGCTTGAGCTGGATTCAAGACGACAAGCATGGAGGAATCAGATTAAGGCATTTTAAG ACCATATCTTCAGTAGAATGGCATCGTAAAGGAGACTACTGCTGTACTTTGATGCCAGCTG GTGAATCGAAGGCAATTCTTATACACATGCTCTCTAAAAAGCTCACACAGAGACTTCCATTTAAGCTGCATGGACTTCCAGTATCATGTGTATTTCACCCTACTCGCTCCATTTTCTTTGCTGCAACGAAGAAGAATGTTCGTGTGTATGATTTGTTGAAGCACAAGCTGATGAAGAAGCTCGAGTCTGGACTTCGTGAGATTTCCTCCATTGCAATTCATCCAGGAG GTGACAATCTAATTGTTGGAAGCAGAGATGGAAAATTATGTTGGTTTGATATGGACCTCTCATCCAAACCTTACAGAGTTCTCAA GTGCCATCCAAAAGACGTATCAAATGTGGCGTTCCATCGTTCATACCCACTGTTTGCGTCATGCTCTGATGACTGCACTGCATATGTTTTTCATGGCATGGTTTATTCTGATCTTAATCAGAACCCTCTTATCGTTCCACTTGAAATTCTCCGAGGACATTCAAGCTCAAATGGAAGAG GAGTAATGGATTGTAAATTTCATCCAAGGCAACCCTGGTTATTCACTGCCGGTGCTGATTCATTGATCAGACTTTACTGTCATTAA